A genomic region of Elephas maximus indicus isolate mEleMax1 chromosome 10, mEleMax1 primary haplotype, whole genome shotgun sequence contains the following coding sequences:
- the C10H14orf119 gene encoding uncharacterized protein C14orf119 homolog, with the protein MPLESSPSIPLSFSSPLPSVPDDIINSSLPSMSYITSREMKCVLHWFASWSGPQRERFLQDLVAKAVPGKLQPLLDGLEQLNLSGANRPPCIFECQLRLWDQWFRGWAEQERNEFVRQLEVTEPDFVAKFYQAVAATAGKD; encoded by the coding sequence ATGCCACTGGAATCATCACCTTCGATACCACTATCCTTCTCTTCTCCTTTACCCTCAGTGCCAGACGATATTATTaactcctcccttccttccatgtCTTACATCACATCCCGGGAGATGAAGTGCGTTCTGCACTGGTTTGCAAGTTGGTCAGGTCCCCAGCGTGAACGTTTCCTACAGGACCTGGTAGCTAAGGCAGTGCCAGGAAAATTACAGCCACTGCTGGATGGTCTGGAGCAGCTTAATCTGTCAGGGGCAAATCGACCGCCTTGTATCTTTGAGTGCCAGCTCCGTCTTTGGGATCAGTGGTTTCGAGGTTGGGCCGAGCAGGAGCGCAATGAATTTGTCAGGCAGCTGGAGGTCACTGAGCCAGACTTTGTGGCAAAGTTTTACCAAGCTGTGGCCGCTACAGCTGGTAAGGACTGA
- the CIROP gene encoding LOW QUALITY PROTEIN: ciliated left-right organizer metallopeptidase (The sequence of the model RefSeq protein was modified relative to this genomic sequence to represent the inferred CDS: substituted 1 base at 1 genomic stop codon): protein MLLLLLFLRAATSRCLHDETQKSVSLLRSPFSQLLPNVRSSFLTHPGSRDPQPLRIQTCYIGGPVSDGALGPEGDGMKEDSRAMAAVSEAAQRIQSVLAVPPVQGPLLLNRDPAQYCHAVWGDPDTPNYHRCSLLNSGYKGESCLGAKIPDAHLRGYALWPEQGPPQLVQPDGPGVHNTDFLLYVRVAHTSKCHREPSVIAYAACCQLDSEDRPLAGTIVYCAQHLTSPSLSHSDIVLATLHELLHALGFSGQLFKKWKECPSGLSVRENCSTRQQVTRQDEWGQLFLTTPTVSHSLAKHLGVLGVSLGVPLEEEXGPFSSHWEARLLQGSIMTATFDGAQRSRLDPITLAAFEDSGWYQVNHSAAQQLLWGQGSGLEFGLLTTCETDSSGFFCTGSGLGCHYLHLDKGRCSSDPMLGDCRMYKPLVNGSECWKKENGFPPGAENPHGEIYHSQSRCFLANLTSQLLPEDKTRHPSQIPHLKEGELTGRCYLHQCTERGEYKVQVEGSPWVPCLPGKAIQIPGYHGLLFCPRGRLCQTNEGASAVTSLPMSVSTQGLLLQLSLGLAEPPGHSLGKEQREELTEEVLQALLSRGGTGRCYFHSPSITASLVFTVHMWQSPGCQGPSVGMLHRTLTLTLQEKPLEVYYGGAVFTTEYKLLATSNPNGSMTHVGLSMGLCLMLLILMGTLGTMAYQKRATLLVGPSPPYHSSELQGTRGLAGGVREV from the exons ATGTTACTGCTGCTGCTATTCCTGAGGGCTGCCACAAGCAGATGTCTACATGATGAAACGCAGAAGTCTGTGAGCCTTCTCAGATCTCCTTTCTCTCAACTTCTCCCAAATGTCCGCTCTTCCTTCCTCACCCACCCTGGCTCCCGTGATCCTCAACCCCTCCGAATCCAAACCTGTTATATTGGAGGTCCTGTATCAGATGGAGCCTTGGGTCCTGAGGGAGATGGGATGAAAGAGGATTCTCGAGCTATGGCCGCAGTGAGTGAGGCTGCTCAGAGAATCCAGAGTGTCCTAGCGG TCCCTCCAGTGCAAGGACCTCTGCTTCTGAATCGAGACCCTGCCCAGTACTGCCATGCTGTCTGGGGAGACCCAGATACCCCAAACTACCACAG GTGCAGCCTTTTGAATTCAGGGTACAAAGGAGAGAGTTGCCTAGGGGCAAAG ATTCCTGACGCCCATCTCCGTGGTTATGCCTTGTGGCCAGAACAGGGTCCCCCACAACTGGTCCAGCCAGATGGACCTGGGGTCCACAACACTGATTTTCTTCTGTATGTGCGGGTTGCCCATACTTCCAAGTGCCATCGAGAG CCCTCTGTAATAGCCTATGCTGCCTGCTGCCAGCTggactcagaagacaggcccctTGCTGGTACCATTGTCTACTGTGCCCAACATCTCACCAGCCCGAGCCTCAGCCATAGTGACATTGTCTTG GCCACACTACATGAACTGCTCCATGCCCTGGGTTTCTCTGGACAGCTCTTCAAGAAGTGGAAGGAGTGCCCCTCAGGACTCAGTG TGAGAGAGAACTGTTCCACAAGGCAACAAGTGACAAGGCAAGATGAGTGGGGACAGCTGTTTCTGACCACCCCAACTGTTAGCCACAGCCTGGCCAAACACTTGGGAGTGCTAGGAGTTTCACTGGGTGTTCCCTTGGAAGAAGAG TAGGGTCCTTTCTCTTCACACTGGGAGGCCCGACTACTCCAGGGGTCCATAATGACTGCTACCTTTGATGGTGCCCAGCGCTCTCGACTTGACCCAATCACTCTTGCTGCTTTCGAAGACTCAGGCTGGTACCAAGTCAACCACAGTGCTGCACAGCAGCTGTTGTGGGGCCAGG GATCTGGCCTGGAATTTGGCCTGTTGACTACATGTGAAACTGACTCTTCAGGCTTCTTCTGTACTGGCAG TGGGCTGGGCTGCCACTACCTGCACCTGGACAAGGGACGCTGCTCCTCAGATCCCATGCTGGGAGACTGTCGCATGTACAAGCCCTTGGTCAATGGG AGTGAATGCTGGAAGAAGGAGAACGGATTCCCACCTGGGGCAGAGAATCCCCACGGGGAGATCTACCATTCCCAGAGTCGTTGCTTCCTTGCCAACCTCACTTCACAACTGCTCCCTGAGGACAAGACCAGGCATCCCTCTCAGATCCCACACCTCAAGGAAGGAGAGCTCACAGGCCGTTGCTACTTACATCAGTGCACGGAGAGGGGAGAATACAAGGTGCAGGTGGAGGGATCACCCTGGGTCCCATGCCTTCCAGGAAAGGCTATACAG ATACCTGGGTACCACGGTCTTCTCTTCTGTCCCCGGGGTCGGTTGTGTCAGACTAATGAAGGTGCCAGTGCGGTTACTTCCCTGCCCATGAGTGTTTCAACACAAGGCTTGCTATTGCAGCTATCTTTAGGATTAGCTGAGCCCCCAGGCCACTCCTTGGGGAAGGAACAGCGAGAAGAGCTGACAGAAGAAGTACTGCAGGCTCTGCTGAGCAGAGGAGGGACTGGCAG GTGCTATTTCCACAGCCCATCAATTACTGCTAGTCTGGTGTTCACTGTGCATATGTGGCAGTCCCCTGGCTGCCAAGGGCCTTCAGTTGGTATGCTGCACAGGACCTTGACCCTGACTCTCCAGGAGAAGCCCCTAGAAGTATATTATGGAGGAGCTGTCTTTACCACAGAATACAA GTTGCTGGCTACCTCGAACCCTAATGGCTCCATGACCCATGTAGGTCTGTCTATGGGCCTTTGCCTAATGCTGCTAATCCTAATGGGTacgctgggaaccatggcctatcAGAAACGAGCTACCCTTCTGGTGGGACCATCTCCCCCTTATCATTCATCAGAGCTCCAAGGCACAAGGGGCCTAGCTGGAGGAGTAAGGGAGGTGTAA
- the CEBPE gene encoding CCAAT/enhancer-binding protein epsilon, with amino-acid sequence MSHGSYYECAPRGGQQPLEFSGARGGPGDLGDMCEHEASIDLSAYIESGEEQLLSDLFAVKPAPEARGLKGPGTPAFPHYLPPDPRSFAYPPHTFSQDRKALGPGIYSSPGSYDPRAVAVKEEPRGPEGSRGASRSSYNPLQYQVAHCGQTAMHLPPALAAPSQPLRVLKAPLAAGAQPCSPLLKAPSPAGPSHKGKKAVNKDSLEYRLRRERNNIAVRKSRDKAKRRILETQQKVLEYMAENESLRSRVEQLTQELDTLRNLFRQIPEAANLIKGVGGCS; translated from the exons ATGTCCCACGGGTCCTACTATGAGTGTGCGCCCCGGGGCGGCCAGCAGCCACTCGAGTTTTCAGGGGCCCGAGGAGGGCCCGGGGACCTGGGGGACATGTGTGAGCATGAGGCCTCCATTGACCTCTCTGCCTACATTGAGTCGGGGGAGGAGCAGCTCCTCTCTGACCTCTTTGCTGTGAAGCCAGCACCTGAGGCCCGAGGCCTTAAGGGCCCCGGAACGCCTGCCTTCCCCCACTACCTGCCTCCTGACCCTCGGTCCTTTGCCTACCCCCCACACACCTTCAGCCAAGACAGGAAGGCATTGGGGCCTGGGATCTACAGCAGCCCAGGGAGCTACGACCCCAGGGCTGTGGCTGTGAAAGAGGAGCCCCGGGGACCAGAGGGCAGCCGAGGTGCCAGCCGCAGCAGCTACAATCCCCTGCAGTACCAAGTGGCACACTGTGGGCAGACGGCCATGCACCTGCCCCCGGCCCTGGCTGCACCCAGCCAGCCCCTGCGCGTCCTCAAG GCTCCCCTGGCTGCTGGCGCACAGCCCTGCAGCCCCCTCCTCAAAGCGCCCTCTCCAGCTGGCCCCTCACAcaagggcaagaaggcagtgaACAAAGACAGCCTGGAGTACCGGCTGCGGCGCGAGCGCAACAACATCGCCGTGCGCAAGAGCCGGGACAAGGCCAAGAGGCGCATCCTGGAGACGCAACAGAAGGTGCTGGAGTACATGGCAGAGAACGAGAGCCTCCGCAGCCGCGTGGAGCAGCTCACCCAGGAGCTGGACACCCTTCGCAACCTCTTCCGCCAGATCCCTGAGGCTGCCAACCTCATCAAAGGTGTGGGGGGCTGCAGCTAA